In Bacteroidota bacterium, the following are encoded in one genomic region:
- a CDS encoding T9SS type A sorting domain-containing protein: MKSTLQKYLLLGLFMIAAIGGKATHYYVDSSAVAGANNGTSWANAYLNLQTAINFSNAGDSIWVADGHYFPGVSGDNLAWFDLKIGVAMLGGFQGLSGAQESSASQRNFYTNVTVLSGDLDRNGIHSAADAYHVVNAHTKDTTAVVDGFVIELGNAIGASVHGLGGAVFSFGGGASFLNCVFQNNYSFDGGGAVYAVGSFNFKRCLFRNNQTGGQGGAINQSSAGAKIRIHNCAFVGNSATSFAGAITGAAGDYQLFNCTFTGNTASFGAAFFISSSTAQVRNCILWGNPGPDIFGSPIVNRCIVEGGYAPGTNIMTFDPQFSDPIGRIKACSPAVDVADSLGFIAEDYDGNPRPIDGDGNGIAKWDLGAFEAQFPRAFPSTNAILGQNPGCANSFNNLFRVTTDNTPLNGYQWSLSSGGSIAIGATNDSVRVNWSGVLGSYTLTVVETNLLTGCSTTNTAVITLSAPPTVSLVPAPRDSICTGDSVLVTANGVGVSRQWYRNGLSIPGATGTTIQAAIAGNYNCIVVGANGCGDSAAVALKLYLRPLPVVNFTTSVPVPICQGDVVTITGSPGASHQWFRNGSIIPGATNNAYATGLAGIYNMRQTDIHGCRDSAATGLSLIVNALPVVTVNPNAIDTICIGDSLAISATASNTVSRQWFRNGASIPGSNVNPYQAMLTGIYNCRITDTNGCADTAAVGHNLISNDFVNPVAVCQNISVQLNGSGNATLTPAMLNNGSSDNCRIATYALNTTSLTCTNLGSNTVTLTVTDLASRTSTCAATVTVLDSIRPTVVCSNATVYLGTNGQLTLNPAVIGGASTDNCAITSQIVSPSSFVCADTGSHVVTYTATDGSGNNRNCVATVVVEDSTRPAAACRTATIFLDGAGNAATNAAAINNGSTDNCGINSLSISRTTFNCADVPGVFVTLTLQDISGNVATCQGYVRVIDSVSPIPLCRDTTIYINNSGIANLTPANLNNGSSDNCLIDSIWISQSSFTCVDTGLNVVTMSIIDADTNLSTCISNVTILDTVPPQAICTDTTFYLNALGIATVNPSVFGINSFDNCTFFDTSYVDIGTYTCGQTGLHVVELFVVDVNGRVDSCTGNVTILDNLPPIALCQNIAPILDPGGNVTITASMVNNGTSDNCTIASITASPTSFTCANVGANNVVLTATDIFGNSSTCSAVVTVTDTVAPVAVCQNFTTYLNGSGTTTIATSNINNGSTDNCAIASISLSQTTFLCANTGSNAVSLTITDTYGNAQSCAATVTVLDTIRPVAVCQAYTAYLDGNGQFALLPAMVDNGSSDNCGIASSAVNPTTFSCGQIGPNSVTLTVTDPSGLQRTCLANVTVLDSLAPVPVCTNDTFALNPAGSFTLTAVAVSGGSTDNCAIATRSLSNSAFDCSDLGANAVSVTFTDASGNTSSCAITVTIVDTTSPNAVCLNDTLYLDAAGNATLLVAQVNGGSSDACGIANLSISSATFTCAQVGANAVTLSATDSSANVGTCIANILVLDSIRPQISCNSITVNLDSNGTYLLDGSLLTAGSTDICGIDTAYTTPFLFNCQNIGPNSVSVYVEDPSGNLDSCTTTFTLNDNLAPFALCDSITLQLGSNGAASLSPLQLGPNSFDNCGLDSTWISRDTFTCADLGWVAVTLSLWDSTGNQSNCTGHVNVVDTSGISAAGVNLGPDTTTCNGDTLVFSGPAGMSSYLWSTGETSQSITVTAAGTYFLAVVSPVGCDGADTVTVSAFVTNDPNLRSESGELVVCIDDTLELLVDPNYVSYQWSTGSTADTTLVTTGGNYAVIVTDANGCSLLRSVQITFVPFPGPNPIVTPGGNVGMCENTSLNLNVGVGYAAYLWNNALTTPQITAFIPGTYSVQVWNGFGCHETSDPVIISTLSSPFPDIQANADTMYTNTVGIGYQWFNGNFPILGALNSSYIAPINGLYSVRVYYANGCSEISNGLPYAVGISEELSLLQAITLYPNPSNGQVHLRPETPVRKPLEIRVNDLYGRELKQFSLRQLKEDVLLDLGELAAGIYLLEIRTADANLVHKLVIE, translated from the coding sequence TTGAAGTCAACCCTACAAAAATACCTGCTCTTGGGATTGTTCATGATTGCTGCCATCGGCGGAAAGGCAACCCACTACTATGTGGATTCTTCCGCGGTAGCCGGGGCAAATAACGGCACTTCGTGGGCGAATGCGTATCTCAATCTTCAAACAGCGATTAACTTTTCAAATGCTGGAGATTCGATTTGGGTGGCAGATGGCCATTATTTCCCAGGAGTCTCAGGAGACAATCTCGCTTGGTTTGATCTCAAGATCGGCGTGGCGATGCTGGGGGGATTCCAAGGTTTGAGTGGAGCGCAGGAGTCCTCGGCATCACAACGGAATTTTTATACCAACGTCACCGTTCTTTCAGGTGATTTGGACAGAAACGGCATCCATAGTGCCGCTGACGCTTACCATGTGGTCAATGCGCATACCAAAGATACCACAGCTGTTGTGGACGGCTTCGTGATCGAACTTGGAAATGCCATCGGGGCATCGGTTCATGGACTCGGTGGAGCGGTTTTTTCCTTTGGGGGTGGTGCCAGTTTCCTGAACTGCGTCTTTCAAAACAATTATTCTTTTGATGGAGGAGGCGCTGTTTATGCAGTAGGGAGTTTCAACTTCAAGCGTTGTTTGTTTCGCAACAATCAGACCGGAGGTCAGGGAGGAGCAATCAATCAGTCGAGCGCTGGAGCCAAAATCAGGATTCATAACTGTGCATTTGTCGGCAATTCAGCAACGAGTTTCGCTGGTGCAATTACCGGTGCTGCAGGTGATTACCAATTGTTCAATTGTACTTTTACGGGCAATACGGCCAGTTTTGGGGCTGCATTTTTCATTTCATCTTCTACTGCTCAGGTACGCAATTGTATACTCTGGGGAAATCCCGGACCTGATATTTTTGGGAGCCCTATCGTGAATCGCTGCATTGTCGAGGGCGGTTATGCTCCGGGGACCAACATCATGACCTTCGACCCGCAATTTTCAGATCCGATCGGTCGTATCAAGGCTTGCTCACCTGCCGTCGATGTCGCAGACTCACTCGGTTTCATTGCTGAAGACTACGATGGCAATCCAAGGCCGATTGATGGAGATGGAAATGGCATCGCAAAATGGGATTTGGGGGCCTTTGAAGCCCAATTCCCGCGCGCTTTTCCATCCACGAATGCGATTTTGGGCCAAAATCCCGGTTGCGCCAATTCCTTCAATAATTTGTTCAGAGTGACGACCGATAATACGCCGCTCAATGGCTATCAATGGTCACTTTCTTCCGGCGGCTCCATCGCAATTGGGGCCACAAATGATTCCGTGAGAGTGAATTGGTCTGGAGTGCTCGGGAGTTACACGCTCACAGTGGTGGAGACGAATCTCTTGACCGGCTGTTCGACGACGAATACTGCTGTGATTACCTTGAGTGCACCGCCGACGGTCTCTTTGGTACCTGCACCTAGAGATTCCATTTGTACAGGCGATTCGGTTTTGGTGACTGCGAATGGCGTTGGGGTATCACGGCAATGGTACCGGAATGGACTCTCGATTCCGGGAGCAACCGGGACCACGATCCAAGCCGCAATTGCCGGCAACTACAATTGCATCGTCGTTGGCGCCAATGGCTGTGGCGACAGTGCAGCGGTGGCCCTGAAATTGTACCTGCGTCCGTTGCCGGTCGTGAATTTTACGACTTCTGTGCCTGTACCCATTTGTCAAGGCGATGTCGTCACAATTACGGGTAGTCCCGGCGCATCCCACCAATGGTTTCGCAACGGTAGCATCATCCCCGGAGCCACCAACAATGCCTACGCCACTGGACTTGCGGGCATTTACAATATGCGCCAAACCGATATCCATGGATGTCGTGACAGCGCCGCGACGGGCTTGAGCCTGATCGTGAATGCTTTGCCAGTCGTGACGGTGAATCCCAATGCGATCGATACCATTTGTATCGGGGATAGCTTGGCAATCTCAGCCACAGCGTCCAATACTGTGAGCCGCCAATGGTTCAGAAATGGAGCATCCATCCCCGGTAGCAATGTCAATCCTTACCAAGCAATGTTGACCGGGATTTACAATTGCCGCATCACCGACACCAACGGCTGTGCCGATACGGCCGCAGTTGGACACAACCTCATTTCCAATGACTTTGTCAATCCCGTGGCTGTTTGCCAAAACATCAGCGTGCAGTTGAATGGCAGTGGAAATGCGACCTTGACACCTGCGATGCTCAACAATGGAAGCTCGGACAATTGCCGAATTGCAACGTACGCGCTCAACACCACCTCCTTGACCTGCACAAATTTAGGCAGCAACACCGTCACCCTGACCGTCACAGATTTGGCAAGCCGGACTTCCACATGTGCCGCCACCGTGACAGTCCTGGATTCGATCCGACCGACGGTTGTTTGCAGCAATGCGACGGTTTATCTCGGAACGAATGGCCAATTAACGCTCAATCCTGCGGTGATAGGCGGAGCGAGCACGGACAATTGTGCGATCACTTCACAAATTGTTTCGCCTTCCTCTTTTGTATGTGCCGATACCGGTAGCCACGTTGTTACGTACACCGCAACCGATGGCAGCGGCAACAACCGCAATTGCGTTGCTACTGTGGTTGTGGAGGATTCTACGCGTCCTGCAGCGGCCTGTCGCACGGCAACGATATTCCTCGATGGCGCAGGAAATGCGGCGACCAATGCAGCAGCGATCAACAACGGCAGCACTGACAATTGCGGCATTAACAGCCTCAGCATCAGCAGAACGACATTTAACTGTGCGGATGTCCCGGGCGTTTTTGTGACCCTTACCTTGCAAGATATTTCTGGCAACGTCGCCACCTGCCAAGGCTACGTGCGGGTGATCGACAGCGTATCGCCGATTCCGCTGTGTCGCGACACCACCATTTACATCAACAACTCGGGGATTGCCAATTTGACACCTGCAAACCTGAACAATGGTTCCTCCGACAATTGCTTGATAGATTCGATTTGGATCAGCCAAAGCTCCTTTACATGTGTCGATACGGGTTTGAATGTGGTGACCATGAGCATCATCGATGCAGATACCAACCTGAGCACCTGCATTTCCAACGTGACCATCCTGGATACGGTACCACCACAGGCGATCTGCACAGACACGACTTTTTACCTGAATGCCCTCGGGATTGCAACCGTAAATCCATCGGTTTTTGGGATCAACAGCTTCGACAATTGCACCTTTTTTGACACAAGTTATGTCGACATCGGCACTTACACCTGCGGACAGACCGGTTTGCATGTCGTCGAATTGTTTGTCGTGGATGTCAATGGCCGGGTGGACAGTTGCACAGGCAACGTCACCATTCTGGACAACCTGCCGCCCATCGCGTTATGCCAAAACATCGCGCCGATTCTCGATCCAGGAGGGAACGTGACGATCACGGCAAGCATGGTCAACAATGGCACCTCCGACAATTGTACCATTGCATCCATCACTGCGAGCCCCACTTCCTTTACCTGCGCCAACGTCGGTGCCAACAATGTTGTCCTTACCGCAACGGACATTTTCGGGAATTCCAGCACCTGTAGCGCCGTCGTGACGGTCACCGATACAGTAGCTCCGGTTGCCGTTTGCCAGAATTTTACCACCTATCTGAATGGAAGCGGCACGACCACCATTGCCACATCCAACATCAACAATGGCAGCACCGACAACTGTGCAATTGCCAGTATCTCCTTGTCCCAAACGACTTTTCTTTGTGCCAATACAGGTAGCAACGCTGTCAGTCTGACCATTACCGATACCTATGGCAATGCGCAGTCCTGCGCGGCGACCGTTACGGTGCTTGATACGATTCGGCCTGTTGCTGTTTGTCAGGCTTATACAGCCTACCTCGATGGTAATGGCCAATTTGCTTTGCTGCCCGCGATGGTCGACAACGGTAGTTCAGACAATTGTGGGATCGCAAGTTCGGCGGTCAACCCGACGACTTTCAGTTGTGGCCAAATCGGTCCCAATTCGGTGACGCTGACTGTAACGGACCCATCTGGTTTGCAGCGTACTTGCTTGGCCAATGTGACGGTTCTGGATAGTTTGGCACCTGTTCCCGTCTGCACCAATGATACATTTGCCTTGAATCCTGCGGGTAGTTTTACCCTCACTGCGGTTGCAGTTTCGGGCGGCAGCACTGACAATTGTGCAATTGCCACGCGAAGTCTGAGCAATTCGGCCTTTGATTGTTCCGACTTGGGTGCGAATGCTGTCTCGGTCACATTTACCGATGCAAGTGGAAACACCAGTTCCTGCGCTATCACCGTGACGATTGTAGATACGACGAGCCCGAACGCAGTTTGCTTGAACGACACTTTGTACCTCGATGCAGCAGGCAACGCAACGTTGCTTGTGGCACAAGTCAACGGAGGAAGTTCTGATGCATGCGGTATCGCCAACCTGTCCATCAGTTCCGCAACGTTTACATGCGCGCAGGTCGGTGCCAATGCCGTTACCCTTTCGGCAACTGATAGCAGCGCAAATGTCGGGACATGCATCGCGAACATCCTCGTTCTGGATTCGATCCGGCCACAAATTTCATGTAATAGCATCACCGTGAATCTGGACAGCAACGGTACCTACCTGTTGGATGGAAGCTTGCTCACCGCAGGAAGTACGGATATTTGCGGGATCGACACGGCCTATACGACGCCATTTTTGTTCAATTGCCAAAACATTGGCCCCAATTCCGTTTCCGTGTATGTCGAAGACCCCTCTGGAAATCTTGATTCCTGCACCACCACGTTTACCCTAAACGATAATCTTGCACCTTTTGCCCTTTGCGATAGCATCACGCTGCAATTGGGAAGCAATGGGGCGGCTAGCTTGTCGCCCTTGCAACTAGGCCCCAATTCGTTTGACAATTGTGGGCTGGATTCCACTTGGATTTCCAGAGATACCTTCACTTGCGCGGATTTGGGTTGGGTTGCTGTGACGTTGAGTCTTTGGGACAGCACCGGCAACCAAAGCAATTGCACGGGCCATGTCAATGTCGTCGATACCTCCGGAATCTCCGCAGCAGGGGTAAATTTGGGGCCGGATACAACCACTTGCAACGGTGACACGCTCGTGTTTTCCGGACCTGCCGGCATGAGTTCCTATCTTTGGAGTACGGGTGAAACCAGTCAGTCTATCACCGTGACGGCTGCGGGAACCTATTTCTTAGCCGTTGTAAGTCCTGTCGGATGCGACGGCGCTGACACGGTCACCGTGAGCGCATTCGTCACGAATGACCCCAATTTGCGTTCGGAAAGTGGCGAATTGGTCGTCTGCATTGACGATACACTTGAATTGCTCGTGGATCCCAACTACGTCAGCTACCAATGGTCCACCGGGTCAACCGCAGATACGACCCTCGTCACTACGGGTGGTAACTACGCGGTCATTGTCACGGATGCCAATGGCTGCAGCCTGCTGCGCTCCGTCCAAATCACGTTTGTCCCTTTCCCAGGCCCGAATCCCATTGTAACGCCGGGCGGCAACGTAGGTATGTGTGAAAACACTTCGCTCAACTTGAATGTTGGAGTTGGCTATGCGGCCTATTTGTGGAACAACGCGCTCACGACTCCACAAATCACGGCCTTTATCCCGGGGACGTATTCTGTTCAGGTCTGGAATGGTTTCGGTTGCCATGAAACCTCCGATCCCGTAATCATAAGCACGTTGTCCTCGCCTTTTCCTGATATTCAGGCGAATGCCGATACCATGTACACCAATACCGTGGGGATTGGCTATCAATGGTTCAATGGCAATTTCCCGATTCTCGGCGCCCTTAACAGCAGTTACATTGCCCCCATCAATGGTCTCTACAGCGTCCGTGTTTATTATGCCAACGGCTGTTCAGAAATTTCGAATGGCTTGCCGTACGCAGTCGGGATTTCGGAGGAACTTTCGCTTTTGCAAGCGATCACACTGTATCCCAATCCCTCCAATGGACAGGTGCATCTGCGTCCGGAAACGCCGGTCAGAAAGCCATTGGAAATTCGGGTGAATGATCTGTATGGCAGGGAGTTGAAACAATTTTCGCTGCGTCAATTGAAGGAGGATGTTTTGCTCGATCTTGGCGAATTGGCAGCAGGAATCTACCTGCTGGAAATCAGGACGGCCGATGCCAACTTGGTGCACAAATTGGTGATCGAATAA